In bacterium, a single genomic region encodes these proteins:
- a CDS encoding Uma2 family endonuclease: protein MPYRTTPPDDHVLSIDEFARLPAEDCWMELVRGRVVREPLPGFEHGALADELHSRLREFVHRCGLGRVVGRTGFLLFDDPPTVRGPDVAFVAAERIRAHGVPRGFWPGAPDLAVEVASPAKARRGLHERVDDYLMAGARLVWVVDPRVRTVTVYAPGTTARVYGGGADVAPPGSERDVLLGGDVLPGFRLSVAGLFAATGLD from the coding sequence ATGCCCTATCGCACGACCCCGCCGGACGACCACGTCCTGAGCATCGACGAGTTCGCGCGGCTGCCCGCCGAGGACTGCTGGATGGAGCTGGTGCGCGGTCGCGTGGTGCGTGAGCCGCTGCCGGGCTTCGAGCACGGCGCGCTGGCGGACGAGCTGCACTCCCGCCTCCGCGAGTTCGTGCACCGCTGCGGGCTCGGGCGCGTGGTGGGGCGGACGGGGTTCCTCCTGTTCGACGACCCGCCGACGGTGCGCGGGCCGGATGTCGCGTTCGTCGCGGCGGAGCGCATCCGGGCGCACGGCGTACCCCGTGGCTTCTGGCCCGGCGCGCCGGACCTGGCGGTGGAGGTGGCCTCGCCCGCGAAGGCGCGCCGCGGGCTGCACGAGCGGGTGGACGACTACCTGATGGCGGGCGCGCGGCTGGTGTGGGTGGTGGACCCGCGCGTGCGGACGGTCACGGTCTACGCACCGGGTACAACGGCGCGGGTGTACGGTGGCGGCGCCGACGTTGCCCCGCCCGGGAGCGAGCGCGACGTCCTCCTGGGCGGCGACGTGCTCCCCGGCTTCCGCCTCTCGGTCGCCGGGCTTTTCGCGGCGACCGGGCTCGACTAA